In the genome of Nocardia sp. NBC_00416, one region contains:
- the nrdE gene encoding class 1b ribonucleoside-diphosphate reductase subunit alpha, translating into MTARLEQPAQREGVPGEVLDYHALNAMLNLYGPDGSIQFDKDREAANQYFLQHVNQNTVFFHNLDEKLDYLVEEKYYEPEVLDQYSRAFVKKLFQQAYAAKFRFPTFLGAFKYYTSYTLKTFDGKRYLERFEDRVCMVALTLAAGDEVLAGKLVEEIIDGRFQPATPTFLNSGKKQRGEPVSCFPAGTPIDTSDGPRPIETLRAGDRVLSHDGSYSLVEELIENPNDQALVSISHFGHKEPIRCTPEHPILVWTARDVETLIDGDGADPFNGFVWLAAQDVQPSDFIVTAAPLDTRDPRVFDLMDFVGAGVYEEVDGLIHKVDVDAKHRNKQRHSQRFVAVNRHVEESYELGLILGWYLAEGHVSKRSSVEGIQPNGVHFTLGAHEVEYHVELGMAFKQVFGVDLSLHTNHSDHSTRMVCNSKVVASLLLSMAGTGYSTKRLAHDVMTADEDFQRGLLAGLFRGDGCSTSGGMVLDLVNPELVDQVQSLLRRLGIISVVRTYINQAGNPTGQVFVPGLPGTNEEFIFDTGKNLHNYTGRKGTKRSTYQTVHGRHVFGIRAIERTDETPERVYNLHVEGTHTYAIRGAVVHNCFLLRIEDNMESIGRSINSALQLSKRGGGVALLLSNIREHGAPIKKIENQSSGVIPIMKLLEDSFSYANQLGARQGAGAVYLHAHHPDIYRFLDTKRENADEKIRIKTLSLGVVIPDITFELAKKNEDMYLFSPYDVERIYGKPFADIDVTEKYYEMVDDKRIRKSKIKAREFFQTIAELQFESGYPYIMFEDTVNRANPIAGKITHSNLCSEILQVSTPSIYNDDLTYSQVGKDISCNLGSLNIAKAMDSPDFARTIEVAIRALTAVSDQTHIYSVPSIEQGNNSSHAIGLGQMNLHGFLARERIYYGSEEGLDFTNIYFYTVVYHALRASNLIARERGTYFGGFPESKYATGEYFDKYTDSVWEPQTERVAALFAEAGIRIPTQDDWRELKAAVMEHGLYNQNLQAVPPTGSISYINHSTSSIHPVASKIEIRKEGKIGRVYYPAPYMTNDNLDYYQDAYEIGYEKIIDTYAAATQHVDQGLSLTLFFKDTASTRDLNRAQIYAWRKGIKTLYYIRLRQMALEGTEVEGCVSCML; encoded by the coding sequence ATGACGGCCCGGCTCGAGCAGCCCGCGCAGCGCGAAGGCGTTCCCGGTGAGGTGCTGGACTACCACGCCCTCAACGCGATGCTGAACCTGTACGGACCGGACGGCAGCATCCAGTTCGACAAGGATCGCGAGGCCGCCAACCAGTACTTCCTGCAGCACGTCAACCAGAACACCGTCTTCTTCCACAACCTCGACGAGAAGCTCGACTACCTCGTCGAGGAGAAGTACTACGAACCCGAGGTACTGGACCAGTACAGCCGGGCTTTCGTGAAGAAGCTGTTCCAGCAGGCGTACGCCGCGAAGTTCCGGTTCCCCACCTTCCTCGGCGCGTTCAAGTACTACACCTCGTACACGCTGAAGACCTTCGACGGCAAGCGTTACCTGGAGCGGTTCGAGGACCGGGTGTGCATGGTCGCGCTGACGCTGGCCGCCGGTGACGAAGTGCTCGCGGGCAAACTCGTCGAGGAGATCATCGACGGCCGCTTCCAGCCGGCCACCCCGACCTTCCTCAACTCCGGCAAGAAGCAGCGCGGTGAGCCGGTGTCGTGCTTTCCGGCGGGTACCCCGATCGATACGAGTGACGGCCCGCGACCGATCGAAACCCTGCGTGCAGGGGATCGAGTTCTCTCACACGACGGCTCGTATTCGTTGGTCGAGGAACTGATCGAGAATCCCAACGATCAGGCGCTGGTATCGATTTCGCATTTCGGACACAAGGAGCCGATCCGGTGCACCCCGGAGCATCCGATCCTGGTCTGGACTGCCCGTGACGTGGAAACCCTGATCGACGGCGACGGCGCGGACCCGTTCAATGGGTTCGTGTGGCTTGCCGCGCAGGATGTTCAGCCGTCCGATTTCATTGTGACGGCGGCGCCGCTGGACACGCGGGACCCTCGCGTGTTCGATCTGATGGACTTTGTCGGTGCGGGCGTCTACGAAGAGGTCGACGGCCTGATCCACAAAGTCGACGTGGATGCGAAACATCGGAACAAGCAGCGTCATAGCCAACGCTTCGTCGCTGTCAATCGCCATGTCGAAGAGTCCTATGAACTCGGTTTGATTCTCGGCTGGTACCTCGCTGAGGGGCACGTGTCCAAGCGGTCGAGTGTCGAGGGCATCCAGCCGAACGGCGTCCACTTCACACTCGGTGCGCACGAAGTCGAATATCACGTCGAACTGGGCATGGCTTTCAAGCAGGTGTTCGGGGTCGATCTGTCACTTCACACGAACCACTCCGACCACTCCACCAGGATGGTGTGCAACAGCAAGGTCGTCGCGTCACTGCTGCTGTCGATGGCCGGAACCGGCTACAGCACGAAGCGGTTGGCACACGATGTGATGACTGCGGACGAAGATTTCCAGCGTGGTCTACTCGCGGGGCTGTTCCGTGGTGACGGGTGCAGTACCAGCGGTGGGATGGTTCTCGATCTCGTGAACCCCGAGTTGGTCGATCAGGTGCAATCGCTGCTGCGGCGGCTCGGCATCATCTCGGTTGTCCGGACCTACATCAATCAGGCCGGAAATCCGACTGGTCAGGTATTCGTGCCCGGCTTGCCCGGCACCAACGAAGAGTTCATCTTCGACACCGGCAAGAACCTGCACAACTACACCGGCCGCAAAGGCACGAAACGGTCGACCTACCAGACTGTGCACGGTCGCCACGTGTTCGGTATCCGTGCGATCGAACGCACAGATGAGACGCCCGAGAGGGTGTACAACCTGCACGTAGAGGGCACGCACACCTACGCAATTCGCGGTGCTGTCGTGCACAACTGTTTTCTTCTTCGCATAGAGGACAACATGGAGTCCATCGGGCGCTCCATCAACTCCGCGCTGCAGCTGTCCAAGCGCGGCGGCGGGGTCGCGTTGCTGCTCAGCAATATTCGTGAGCACGGGGCGCCGATCAAGAAGATCGAGAACCAGTCCTCCGGTGTCATCCCGATCATGAAGCTGCTGGAGGATTCGTTCTCCTACGCCAACCAGCTGGGCGCGCGGCAGGGTGCGGGCGCGGTGTACCTGCACGCGCACCACCCCGATATCTACCGTTTCCTGGACACCAAGCGGGAGAACGCGGACGAGAAGATCCGCATCAAGACCCTCTCGCTGGGTGTGGTGATCCCCGATATCACCTTCGAACTGGCCAAGAAGAACGAGGACATGTACCTGTTCTCGCCCTACGATGTGGAACGCATCTACGGTAAGCCGTTCGCCGATATCGACGTCACCGAGAAGTACTACGAGATGGTCGACGACAAGCGGATCCGCAAGTCCAAGATCAAGGCGCGTGAGTTCTTCCAGACCATCGCCGAGCTGCAGTTCGAATCCGGCTACCCCTACATCATGTTCGAGGACACGGTGAACCGGGCCAACCCGATCGCCGGCAAGATCACCCACTCGAATCTGTGCTCGGAGATCCTGCAGGTCTCAACTCCGTCGATCTACAACGACGATCTGACCTACTCGCAGGTGGGCAAGGACATCTCGTGCAACCTGGGGTCGCTCAATATCGCCAAGGCGATGGACTCCCCGGATTTCGCCCGCACCATCGAGGTGGCGATCCGGGCGCTCACGGCGGTCTCCGATCAGACCCATATCTACTCGGTGCCCTCGATCGAACAGGGCAACAACTCCTCGCACGCCATCGGCCTCGGGCAGATGAACCTGCACGGCTTCCTGGCGCGGGAGCGGATCTACTACGGGTCCGAAGAGGGTCTGGACTTCACCAATATCTACTTCTACACGGTGGTCTATCACGCGCTGCGTGCGTCGAACCTGATCGCCCGCGAACGCGGTACCTACTTCGGCGGGTTCCCGGAGTCGAAGTACGCGACCGGTGAGTACTTCGACAAGTACACCGACAGTGTGTGGGAACCGCAGACCGAGCGGGTCGCCGCGCTGTTCGCCGAGGCCGGTATCCGGATCCCCACCCAGGACGACTGGCGGGAGCTGAAGGCCGCGGTCATGGAACACGGTCTGTACAACCAGAACCTGCAGGCCGTCCCGCCGACCGGTTCGATCTCCTACATCAACCACTCCACCAGTTCCATCCACCCGGTGGCGTCGAAGATCGAGATCCGCAAGGAAGGCAAGATCGGGCGCGTCTACTATCCGGCCCCGTACATGACCAACGACAATCTGGACTACTACCAGGACGCGTACGAGATCGGCTACGAGAAGATCATCGACACCTACGCCGCGGCCACTCAGCACGTGGACCAGGGCCTGTCGCTGACCCTCTTCTTCAAGGACACGGCCTCCACCCGCGACCTGAACCGGGCCCAGATCTACGCCTGGCGCAAGGGCATCAAAACCCTCTACTACATCCGCCTGCGGCAGATGGCGCTGGAGGGCACCGAGGTCGAAGGTTGCGTGAGCTGCATGCTCTGA
- the nrdI gene encoding class Ib ribonucleoside-diphosphate reductase assembly flavoprotein NrdI — protein MSESNTLVYFSSASQNTHRFVEKLDIPALRIPLHTTDTLRVDDPYVLIVPTYGGGRQVLGSTRSDKEFVPRQVAKFLNDPHNRALLRGVIAAGNTNFGDTFCFAGDVISRKCGVPYLYRFELMGTAEDVARVREGLGLFWQQQRQHQQV, from the coding sequence ATGTCGGAATCGAATACGCTGGTCTACTTCTCCAGCGCTTCGCAGAACACGCACCGATTCGTCGAGAAGCTGGACATCCCGGCTCTCCGGATCCCCCTGCACACCACCGACACACTGCGGGTCGACGACCCCTACGTGCTGATCGTCCCCACCTACGGGGGCGGTCGGCAGGTCCTGGGCTCGACGCGCTCGGACAAGGAATTCGTACCGCGCCAGGTCGCCAAGTTCCTCAACGATCCGCACAACCGCGCACTGTTGCGCGGGGTGATCGCCGCGGGGAACACGAACTTCGGCGACACCTTCTGCTTCGCAGGTGATGTGATCTCGCGCAAATGCGGGGTGCCCTACCTGTACCGCTTCGAACTCATGGGAACCGCTGAGGACGTCGCCCGCGTCCGCGAGGGATTGGGATTGTTTTGGCAGCAACAACGACAGCATCAGCAGGTATGA
- the nrdH gene encoding glutaredoxin-like protein NrdH: MITVYTKPACVQCNATYKALDKVGVEYRVIDISEDADARDYVMALGYLQAPVVVSGDEHWSGFRPDRIKALATVAA; the protein is encoded by the coding sequence ATGATCACCGTGTACACCAAGCCCGCTTGCGTCCAGTGCAATGCCACCTATAAGGCCCTCGACAAGGTCGGGGTGGAGTACCGCGTCATCGATATCTCCGAGGACGCCGACGCCCGCGACTATGTGATGGCGCTCGGCTACCTGCAGGCCCCCGTCGTCGTCTCCGGCGACGAGCACTGGTCCGGCTTCCGGCCGGATCGCATCAAGGCGCTGGCCACCGTCGCCGCCTGA
- a CDS encoding NAD(P)H-dependent oxidoreductase — MSQARIVVLVGSLRGASISRQIAEAAVSTAPDGAEVAIYEGIGEIPFYNEDIDTAGSVPAAAQALRDAVAASDGLLLVTPEYNGSVPAVLKNAIDWLSRPYGAGAIGGKPVAALSGSISPNAAKWAHGDIVKVVGVAGGKVVEEAHLHYAGWGERFGANHPREDAEAQRELGEALKVLVTAASGELVSA, encoded by the coding sequence ATGAGCCAGGCCCGTATCGTCGTCCTCGTCGGCAGCCTTCGTGGCGCCTCGATCAGTCGGCAGATCGCCGAGGCGGCGGTCTCGACCGCGCCCGACGGCGCCGAGGTCGCCATCTACGAGGGTATCGGCGAGATTCCCTTCTACAACGAGGACATCGACACCGCGGGTTCGGTACCGGCCGCCGCCCAGGCGCTGCGCGACGCGGTCGCGGCGAGCGACGGGCTGCTGTTGGTCACCCCGGAATATAACGGCAGCGTCCCCGCGGTGCTGAAGAACGCGATCGATTGGCTGTCCCGGCCCTACGGCGCGGGTGCGATCGGCGGTAAGCCGGTGGCCGCCCTCAGTGGTTCGATCAGCCCCAACGCCGCCAAGTGGGCGCACGGCGACATCGTCAAGGTCGTCGGCGTCGCCGGCGGCAAGGTCGTCGAGGAAGCGCACCTGCACTACGCCGGCTGGGGCGAGCGTTTCGGCGCGAACCATCCGCGTGAGGACGCCGAGGCGCAGCGCGAGCTGGGCGAGGCGCTGAAGGTGCTCGTCACCGCCGCCAGCGGGGAGCTCGTCTCCGCCTGA
- a CDS encoding TetR/AcrR family transcriptional regulator — protein sequence MRVHPADRVGPELPGTAEPAERADAARNRRRLLDAAQELVRAHGVDALTMDALAKRAGVGKGTVFRRFGNRTGLMYALLDHSETLAQQAFIFGPPPLGPGAPPIDRLVAFGRARLLDIQVEGELHRAAELGSSEHHYSSKPYRVLNTHVAMLLRDAATPGDIALLTDTLLAALGAGLVLHQIRTLGYTREQIGDNWEALVRRVAGPGAQ from the coding sequence TTGCGGGTTCACCCGGCCGATCGCGTCGGTCCCGAGCTACCCGGCACCGCCGAACCCGCCGAGCGCGCCGACGCCGCGCGCAACCGGCGGCGACTGCTCGACGCCGCCCAGGAGCTCGTCCGCGCACACGGAGTCGACGCGCTCACGATGGACGCCCTGGCCAAACGCGCCGGAGTCGGAAAAGGCACGGTGTTCCGGCGCTTCGGCAACCGGACCGGTCTGATGTACGCACTGCTCGACCATTCCGAGACGCTCGCGCAGCAGGCGTTCATCTTCGGTCCGCCGCCCTTGGGCCCGGGAGCGCCACCGATCGATCGTCTGGTCGCCTTCGGGCGGGCCCGGCTGCTCGATATCCAGGTGGAGGGCGAACTCCACCGCGCGGCCGAACTCGGGTCCTCCGAACACCACTACAGCAGCAAGCCCTACCGCGTGCTGAACACCCACGTGGCGATGCTGCTGCGCGACGCGGCAACCCCGGGCGATATCGCCCTGCTGACCGATACTCTGCTGGCCGCGCTCGGCGCCGGCCTCGTCCTGCACCAGATCCGCACCCTCGGCTACACCCGCGAACAGATCGGCGACAACTGGGAAGCCCTGGTTCGCCGAGTCGCCGGACCCGGCGCGCAGTAG
- the nadE gene encoding ammonia-dependent NAD(+) synthetase → MGNLREQIISELGVLPAIEPKDEVRRRIDFLKAYLRATPAKGFVLGISGGQDSALTGRLCQLATEELRAEGHETRFVAVRLPYGVQADEADARLAMTFVAPDESVVVNVRPGANAVAAEVASALKVGKLRDFVRGNIKARERMVIQYALAGQENLLVVGTDHAAEAVTGFFTKFGDGGVDVTPLTGLSKRQGAALLQELGAPARLWSKVPTADLEDDRPALPDEEALGLRYNEIDDYLEGKDVTDEVAQRVETIFRNTRHKRTVPVTPLDDWWR, encoded by the coding sequence ATGGGAAACCTGCGTGAACAGATCATCTCCGAACTGGGTGTGCTGCCGGCGATCGAACCGAAGGACGAGGTTCGGCGTCGGATCGATTTCCTGAAGGCCTATCTGCGCGCCACCCCCGCCAAGGGTTTCGTGCTGGGGATCAGCGGCGGCCAGGACAGCGCACTCACCGGACGGCTGTGCCAGCTGGCCACCGAAGAGTTGCGCGCCGAGGGCCACGAGACGCGATTCGTCGCGGTCCGGCTGCCCTACGGTGTGCAGGCCGACGAAGCCGACGCCCGGCTCGCCATGACGTTCGTGGCCCCCGACGAATCGGTGGTGGTGAACGTCCGGCCCGGCGCCAATGCCGTGGCGGCCGAGGTGGCTTCGGCGCTCAAGGTCGGCAAACTACGGGATTTCGTCCGCGGAAATATCAAGGCCCGGGAGCGGATGGTGATCCAGTACGCCCTCGCCGGGCAGGAGAACCTGCTGGTGGTCGGCACCGATCACGCCGCCGAAGCGGTAACCGGGTTCTTCACCAAATTCGGTGACGGCGGCGTGGACGTAACCCCGCTGACCGGTTTGTCCAAACGACAGGGCGCGGCACTGCTGCAGGAACTGGGCGCCCCGGCGCGGCTGTGGTCCAAGGTGCCGACGGCCGATCTGGAGGACGATCGACCGGCCCTGCCCGACGAAGAAGCACTGGGCCTGCGCTACAACGAGATCGACGACTATCTCGAAGGCAAGGATGTGACCGACGAGGTCGCGCAGCGGGTCGAGACGATCTTCCGCAACACCCGGCACAAGCGGACCGTACCGGTCACCCCGCTCGACGACTGGTGGCGCTGA
- a CDS encoding MoaD/ThiS family protein — protein sequence MVEVRYFAAVADAVGKSTETLDLPPGATVGDLRTRLTATYGPGLDKMLAVCAYLMDDELTRDSAATLTPRVDVMPPFAGG from the coding sequence GTGGTTGAGGTCCGCTACTTCGCCGCCGTCGCCGACGCCGTCGGCAAGAGCACCGAAACCCTCGACCTGCCGCCCGGTGCGACGGTCGGCGATCTCCGTACCCGGCTGACCGCGACCTACGGTCCCGGCCTGGACAAGATGCTCGCCGTCTGCGCGTACCTGATGGACGACGAGCTGACCCGGGACAGCGCGGCGACGCTGACCCCGCGCGTCGATGTCATGCCGCCTTTCGCGGGCGGCTGA